The following proteins are co-located in the Nitrospira sp. genome:
- a CDS encoding NnrS family protein, giving the protein MKIAPVKRRGTELQMALFSYGFRPFFLGAAWFAGLAVPAWIVMLSLGIGSTGLAAPREWHVHEMLFGFLPAVITGFVLTAVPNWTDRPPIQGRELAGLFCLWLAGRVLLAWPWVPPVFAAIVDAAYLLVLAGMLWREIAGGKSWNHAPIGVLLSLYTVTNLLFHGFALNGTATDVPERMALGLDMTLLAFIGGRVTPNFTREYLVHDRRPEKPARFTHLDMAAIGVVAVASTIWAVFSQGAVAGWFLILAGVLNLVRLSRWYGWFTWREPLVFVLHWGYGWLTLAMFLLGCAALGVGLPNEDAVHALTTGAVGVMTLGIMTRASLGHTGRERHADPATVAMYVLVSFGAILRVFGPSTGLPTHAMLGAAALSWSGAYLLFAVVYGPYLLRPSVDE; this is encoded by the coding sequence GTGAAGATTGCTCCAGTCAAACGTCGAGGGACTGAACTGCAGATGGCGCTGTTTTCGTACGGCTTCCGGCCGTTTTTTCTCGGCGCCGCCTGGTTTGCTGGCCTGGCTGTGCCTGCCTGGATCGTGATGTTGTCGCTTGGGATTGGTTCAACCGGTTTGGCGGCGCCTCGTGAATGGCATGTGCATGAAATGTTGTTCGGCTTTCTGCCGGCGGTGATCACCGGGTTTGTGCTGACGGCGGTGCCTAACTGGACGGATCGTCCGCCAATCCAGGGACGGGAACTGGCGGGCCTGTTCTGCCTGTGGCTCGCTGGTCGTGTGCTGTTGGCGTGGCCCTGGGTCCCGCCGGTCTTCGCAGCCATCGTCGATGCGGCCTATCTTCTGGTGTTGGCAGGCATGCTGTGGCGTGAAATCGCAGGGGGGAAAAGCTGGAATCATGCGCCGATCGGCGTGCTGCTCAGTCTCTACACGGTCACGAATCTGCTCTTTCATGGGTTTGCGCTCAATGGCACCGCGACGGATGTGCCCGAACGCATGGCGTTGGGGCTGGACATGACCTTGCTGGCCTTCATCGGCGGGCGCGTGACCCCGAATTTCACCCGTGAGTATCTGGTTCATGACCGCAGGCCGGAGAAACCAGCGCGGTTCACGCATCTCGATATGGCGGCGATCGGGGTGGTCGCGGTCGCCTCGACGATCTGGGCGGTATTTTCGCAGGGCGCCGTAGCCGGCTGGTTCCTGATCCTTGCCGGCGTCCTCAATCTCGTTCGACTGTCGCGGTGGTACGGCTGGTTCACATGGCGGGAGCCGCTCGTCTTTGTGCTGCACTGGGGATATGGGTGGCTCACGTTGGCGATGTTCCTGCTCGGATGTGCTGCGCTTGGCGTCGGCCTTCCGAACGAAGATGCGGTGCATGCGTTGACCACCGGGGCCGTGGGTGTCATGACACTCGGCATTATGACCCGCGCGAGTTTGGGCCATACAGGACGCGAGCGCCATGCGGACCCAGCGACGGTCGCCATGTATGTGCTGGTGAGCTTCGGGGCAATCCTCCGAGTGTTTGGGCCAAGCACCGGGCTGCCGACCCATGCGATGTTGGGCGCGGCGGCGTTGAGTTGGAGCGGCGCCTACCTGTTGTTCGCGGTGGTGTACGGACCCTATCTGCTGCGTCCCAGCGTGGACGAATAA